TCCTGGTGTATAAGGAACTGGCTCTGAACAACTCCTACTCCTTTCGCATCTACCTGGCCACCAACAACTCCTCTGACATTAAGGTGAGAGGGAAACAGGGTGTGTGTATGCGGATCATTACAGTAACATCTTACTGAGTCAGAGAAATGAACATGATCAGAGAGGGATTGTAATGCCCACTGGCCTGACCTCCTGGCACTCTGACTCACACTGTGGTCTCTACTGTGGGAAATCACATGTCACACTGGAAGTGTGCGGTCTGtttatttgtgtgtatgtgtgtgtggtgatcaAGATGAGTTCATTTGTTTGTCACTGTATCAGAGGGCATTGGTGCATATTAATTAACAAATGATTGTGTATTGATTTGTGTATCTATCTCGGAAAAACTCAGATGGAAACCCCAAACCTCATACATTAGATCTGAATCTAGCCCAGTGGACAACACTGGTTAACTtcattgggatagggggcagcattttcactttttgatgaaaagcatgcccagagtaaactgcctcctactcaaccccagaagctaatatatgcatattagtagtagcattggatagaaaacactctgccgtttctaaaactgtttgaatgatgtctgtgagtataacagaactcatatggcaggcaagaacctgagaaaaaatccaaacaggaagtgggaaatctgaggtttgtagtttttcaactcggCCCCtgttgaagatacagtgggatattggttatgttgcacttcctaaggcttccactagatctCAATCGTCTTTAGAACATTGTTTGATGCTTCTAGTAtgaaggggggctgaatgagagggttaATTAGTCAGAAGCCTGCCAGCAGCCACAAGCTCAGTTACGCGCATTCACATGAAAGGTAGCTcccgttccattgcttttctaatggaattctccggttgtaacattattgaacatgtatgataaaaacatcataaagattgattctatacattgtttgatatgtttctacgaccagtaatataactttttggaattTCCGTCCGACCTATCAGCTGGAAGTCACACGCGCGTTTCACTTTGTTTACCAAATGCCCAAACAAAAGGAGGTATATGGACATAAatgattaactttatcgaacaaatcaaacatttattgtggaactgggattgctgggagtgcattctgatgaatatcttcaaaggtaagtgaatatttataatgctatttctgactaatgttgactgcacaacatggcggatatttattTTGgttggtttgggctctgagctccgtactcagattattgcatggtatgctttttccgtaaagtgtttttgaaatctgacacagcggttccATTAAGGAGAattttatctaaagttccatgcataacacttgtattgtcatcaacatttataatgagtatttctgtaaattgatctggctctgcaaaatcactgcatgttttggaactactgaacataacacggcaatgtaaaattagatttttggatataaatatgcattttATCGAAAGAAAGCAtacatgagtgtcatctgatgaagatcatcaaaggttagtgattaatttgatctctatttgtgcCTTTTGTGACTCctgtctttggctggaaaaatggctgggtttttctgtgacttggtggtgacctaacataatcgtttgtggagctttcgctgtaaagcatttttgaaatcagatactgtggctggattaacaagaattgtatctttaaaatggtgcctaatacttgtatgtttgagaaatttaatttatgagatttctgttgatttgtatttggtgccctgcaatttcattggctgttccGCTAACGCTAGCGGAACCCCGTTCCCAGACAGGTTAAAATGACAATGTTTTTCCAACTGGTAGGTTTATATTGGGATAGTAACACCATGTGTATCAAATATAGACCACAGTTAATATTTACTCTGTGATCTTACACAGTCTTAGGTCACATGTCACCCAGTACCTGAAATGTGGTTTGAGCGCTGGTAATGTGTAGAATCAGTGATGTGTGTCTTAGTGTGATAGTAGTATCAGTGGTGAGGGGAATGGCTGCGTGACAGAATGCCTGAGCTCAGCAGAAACCCACATTAGAGCACTCAGCTTCAGAACAGTCCATTTAACCCTGCCTAACTGGCCAGGGAAAGGAGTTGTTGACTGTTAGGCAACAATAAGAAAGATTTTCCATCACACACCAAAATGACCATGGAAAACATCTCCGTCCACCAACTCCCATGTTTCCTGAACAGGGAATAGTCATCCCCGCTATTACCATTATTAGAATCTCTCGCTTACTTATGGTAAATCACTGGTCTACTTCTGTCTATTCctttgtctctctgcctctctttctcctcctctacccctcactCACTCCAGGACATATGGAAGGAGGTGCGTTGCGCCAACAAGCGTTACCTGAAGGTAGAGAAGCCACCCACCTGTAAGTTGGATGAGAAGAGGTACCGCCTCATGAGTGAACCAGAGGGAGACATCAGCCCTGCGGTGAGGTTTCATTCACCCATTACTGCATAACCTGTAAGcactgacctacagtacagttgaactcagaagtttacatacatcttttccaaatacatttaaactcagtttttcacaattcctgtcatttaatcctcgtaaaaattccctcttaggtctgttaggatcaccactttattttagaatgtgaaatgtcagaataatagtagagagaattacttaattcagcttttatttctttcatcacattcccagtgggtcagaagtttacatacactcagttagtatttggtagcattgcctttaaatggtttaacttgggtcaaatgtttcgggtagccttccccaagctttccacaataagttgggtgaattttggcccattcctcctgacagagctagtgtaactgagtcaggttggtaggccgccttgctcgcacatgctttttcatttctgcccacaaattttctatacgattgaggtcagggctttgttgtccttaacttcTTGCatcgagccaacccggatccggtatcatgactacagcctcaagtccattaccataacgcaacgttaactattcatgaaaatcgcaaattaaatgaaatcaatatgctagctctcatgcttagccttttgttaacaacactgtcatctcagattttcaaaaatatgcttctctaccaaactagcatttagcgttagcatttagcattagcatttagcgttagcattagcagacaacattttcacaaaaaccagcaaaaacattcaataaatcatttacctttgaagaacttcggatgttttcaatgaggagactctcagttagatagcaaatgttaattttttcctgaaagattttttGGGCTGGAGAAATCGGTCTGTttggtgcgtcacgtttggctaccaaaaaaaaaaaaaaaattcagttatccaaaaaaaaaaaaaaaattcagttatccaaatgccgaacttttttccaaattaactccataatatcgactgaaacatggcaaacgttgtttagaaccaatcctcaaggtgtttttcacatatctcttcaatgatgtatcgttcctggaagtatgAGCCTCCTTCTGTATCGCATGGTAAAATAATTGCCACTGGGAATTACGCACCAAATTAGACAAAGGACACAGGAcggccccctggcaaatgtagtctcttatggccaatcttccaatgatatgcctacaaatacgtcacaaatgctgcagacatcttggacgaacagcagagcgcataagctcgttcacagcatattcacagccatataaggagaccagagtaaaacagagcgtcaaaaatcctgctcatttcctgtttgaagtttcatcttggtttcgcctgtaaaatcagttctggggcactcacagataatatctttgcagttttgaaaacatcagagtgttttctttccaatgctgccaattatatgcatagtcgagcatcttttcgcgacaaaatattgcgcttaaaacgggcactttttttatccaataatgacatagcgcccccataggttgaagaggttaaccccgtttcgtggtatccaattgttagtagttactatcttgtctcatcgctacaactcccgtacgggctcgggagagacgaaggtcaaaagccatgcgtcctcgaaacacaacccaggtgttcttaatgttttgtatactcagtgttggTACATTATGTACTATGTGCGtttattcattttattttatttttatttttttacctttatttaaccaggcaagtcagttaagaacacattcttattttcaatgacggcctgggaacagtgggttaactgcctgttcaggggcagaacgacagatttgtaccttgtcagcttgggggtttgaactcgcaagtccaacgctctaaccactaggctaccctgccgcccctcataATGTCTGCGTTGTGTGTATTTGGTGTCCTGCAGGACTTGCCGTTCACGCTGGCCGTGACTAAATTGAAGGGATATTTTGAGGTGTTCTTTGAGCAGCCCCCTCCTTTCAAGGTCTCCCTCGTAGAGACAGAGTCCGACAAGACTGTGTGGTCAGCCACCATCAGAGAAGGTACATACACACCTGCTGTgcgtctgtctgtaatgtgttgtgggTTAAGGTGCAGGATATTAATGTATCTTCCTCTCAGGTGACTGTGTGGACAATACAGTTGAAAAGCCAAGGAAACTGACAAATAATAGTAAGTTTGTCATTTTGTTTGCCCCCTCTCAATATCGGCATCAAGAGTTCACTTCATTCCAGTGTATGTTCTAGACATCAAGTTCTCTATACACAAGCACTTTTCATCCAATCATAACAAAGTATCTTTTGATTGACAAAGTAGCTTTTTTTCTCCTCTTCTGTAGACAGGAAGAGAAGCACCAGCACATCAGAGGAAGAGTTGCCCAAAAAGAGACGTCGATGCGCAGATGAGTCAGGTGATGGTTTGAACACATCCATTGTGTCATTTGCTGTTATTACTGTGGTCTTATTCCTGTTGAGTTGCTGTTCAGTCGCCCTGAATAAAACCCTTAAGTCTGACGTTCCTCTGTTGTCCCCAGACGGAGTGCGGACAGTGCAGGTCCAAGATGTGTCGTCCAAGCAGCTGATGCAGGTGGCTAAGATGCAGGGGAAGGAGTGGAAGCAGGTGGCTATCGGTTGCCTGGACCTGTCCTCCAAAGAGCTGGACGATATACAGGCCAGTGAGGAGGATGTCGACATGCAGAGGTACAGTAGATAGATATAGTATCTGCACCCTTAAAACTCAACTTTATATTACTCGCCAGCCATTATTTTGGACATTTTTCATTTAAGCATTCTTGGTACACCGATCATTCAATAATTGTACAATAACTTACTTTCTTTGATTCATATTTTTGGCGATTTCTTTTTTAGATGATGTGACCCTCAACTTGTTTCGTGTTGGGTTTCAGGTTTAAGGCGTTGGAGCGCTGGAAGACTGGCAGGCCAAATGGTCAAGCCACGGTCACTCACCTCTTGATGAGCCTACAGGAGCTGGATGACCTGCCCAACAAGGTCCTCAAGACACTGCAAGGTTCGAGACACACATTAGACTAGAGCCACAAACACTCAAGCACCTGTCTCCACACAGATATTTGTACTCATTCTTGTCTCCTACTAACATACACccatttctgtctgtctctttctgtctgtgttctcctcaGATATGATAGACAATAAAGCGGCCGAATGAGATGTATTTTGCCTCCCAAGGTCCCTGCCATTCCGCAGCCCTATCGTCAATGAGCCGGAGAGACAATGGGAGAGAGACGTTTGAACTCTTGCCTTGAAGACAGAAATCCCTCTGCTTCTGCTGTATTGCAGGGgtactcttaccctacgaggtccggagcctgctggttttctgttctaccggATAATTAatacacctggtgtcccaggtttaaatcagtccctgatttgAAGGGAACAATGAaagaaatgcagtggaactggcttcgggGTCCAGAGTGGAGTTTGAGGGCTGTATGGAGTAAGATGAACGTCCCCCGCTAGTCCAGGGATGGGGAACTCCAATCCTCAGGGGCCAGAGTGATGTCACATTTCTTCCCCATCCCTAGCTAACGCAGATGAtttaaactaattgcattctaaactgaagatcataattagttgattattggagtcaggtgtgttagttggggctggggcaaaagtgtgacaccaatccaGCCCCGACTCACTGGACTGGAGCTGCCTGCCCTTGCTCTAGAGGCTGATCTAAGGTCAGCTTTGCATACCTCCTTCATAAATTGAGGATGGtacactgatcctagatcagaagcATTATGTGTCCCCTGCCATTGTCTAGGCAGGGCCGGCACACCAGCCTAGCACTGTCAGCCCCTTCCAGCCCAAGAGAATTGGGATTCAATTACCTTACAATGATATGTTTGATTTCTGCAGGTCTGGATGCTAGAGCTGTAGAACGTTGTGCCCTGCCTAGTATTGATGTTTAGTAGTGGGAAAACCTGGCTTTTCACCCCTCATGTTCTCTCAGGATTTCAACAGGAGTTCAACAAAGGCATAGAAACAGAATTACACCACAACCTTTAATCTTGAATGGTTATGTTCTTAGACATACACAAATGGTCCATTAACCTGGAATAATGCAGGCGTTATGTAGAGGTACCCCAAACAGCCAGGAGCTGATGCTGCGACCTGTGGTGCAGTGAAGACCTCTTATGTCATAGATGAGCTCTGGGAAATAGGTAGCTAATATGTAGCCAGTAACAGACATGTTGCTGCGGTATGGAAACTGCTAACACACTTACAGGGCTGTTGTCTCAAACATTGTACATTTTGTATTTTGATATTTCTCAATCAAGGCATTGCCACTTACTTAATCATGGAACAACTACTCAAGGAGTGTAGCTGTACTTTTAATACGGTGTACATATTTTCTGTTTTTTAAAACTATACtgtgattgtttttttttgtagtttGTTTGTTCGTTTTTGTGTGTTATGACCAAATTGAGCCGTCAAACTGACAATGGGGATAACTAAGCTTCATCTCAGAGAAAAGATTGGTAATATTTACTTTTGTTTAGACTGGATAGTGTACATTCTGTAGCCTGGAAATCACGCTCAGCGGATTTGAACATGGTGGGATTGACTGAATTCCAGAAACCACTAATGTAGGACGGTTCTTTTGTTCATAAAAAGGGCTACTAACTCATTTTAAACACCTTTCAATAGGGATGTCACTGTTGCCAATACTGGGACCCAAATACCCCAGGGAGAGTAACAACGATTAACTGTGAAATGATGAATGGGAAAACCATGAGTTAAGTTGTCTATTGAATGCTATTTGCAAGTGTGTACATATTTTTACACAGTGACCGCTCCAAAAAGGCCATCATTAATATTCCATCCTTACATGTGTACTTCTGTAATGTTGCAGCTCAGGTAAGGGCCTTCATAGGGCTCTGGGTATGGTGTCTAAGATTACAAATCTTTGActgaataaaatacatttttgtaaaAATTGATAAATAATGTTTAATTGCAAATAATTTTCAGCTAGCAGATGATGGTCTTCATGAATGTTAGGCTATGAGTTAATCAAACATTTATCCTATGTAACCGGTTCTGTACCCGTACCTTTCTGCGGTGTGTTCTGGTGAGGTGTATGTGGAAGGGAAAGCTCTGAAAACAATTCTGCCGGTTGTCTCTTTTAATGACTGCATGGAATGGAGATAAATGCAAGGCAAATGTTAATGCTGCCGTCTGGACTCTCATAAGTACATTTATCACTCCTCATCACGCTTTAAGCAAACTCACATAAACCATAAAATGCATTGTACAAAGTGTACATGTTAATATTTTCAAAAGACTTAACATTTCATTTTAAAAACACCAATAAAAGTGCTAAATATTTATTTAAGTGTACTATTGTCCTATTATACCCAAGGCATACTTGTCCAGAGCAGCAAGCCTGTAGAGCACCACGGGGTGGTCCTGGTGTATAAGGAACTGGCTCTGAACAACTCCTACTCCTTTCGCATCTACCTGGCCACCAACAACTCTTCTGACATTAAGGTGAGAGGGAAACAGGGTGTGTGTATGCGGATCATTACAGTAACATCTTACTGAGTCAGAGAAATGAACATGATCAGAGAGGGATTGTAATGCCCACTGGCCTGACCTCCTGGCACTCTGACTCACACTGTGGTTTCTTACCGAGGGAAATCACATGTCACACTGGAAGTGTGCGGTCTGtttatttgtgtgtatgtgtgtgtggtgatcaAGATGAGTTCATTTGTTTGTCACTGTATCAGAGGGCATTGGTGCATATTCATTAACAAATGATTGTGTATCTGTATCTCGGAAAAACTCAGATGGAAACCCCAAACCTCATACATTAGAGCAGCTCAGTGGGCAACACTGGTTCAAATGACAATGTTTTTCCAACTGGTAGGTTTATATTGGGATAGTAACACCATGTGACATCAAATATAGACCACAGCCAATTTTTACTCTGATATTACACAGTCTCTTAGGTCACATGTCACCCAGTTCCTGAAATGTGGTTTGAGCGCTGGTAGTGTGTAGAATCAGTGATGTGTGTCTTAGTGTGATAGTAGTATCAGTGGTGAGGGGAATGGCTGAGTGACTGAATGCCTGAGCTGAGCAGAGACCCACATCAGAGAACTCAGTCCATTTAACCCTGCCCAACTGTCCAGGGAAAGGAGTTGTTGACTGTTAGGCAACAATAAGAAAGATTTTCCAGCACACACCAAAATGACCATGGAAaagcaaatca
This DNA window, taken from Oncorhynchus gorbuscha isolate QuinsamMale2020 ecotype Even-year linkage group LG13, OgorEven_v1.0, whole genome shotgun sequence, encodes the following:
- the LOC123992307 gene encoding NACHT, LRR and PYD domains-containing protein 1a allele 5-like; this encodes MAVDSLEEQGPILVPCLFLYQSQGNELVTPRKISKGRLQVQLEGEGTYECSVTGLVFEVSERVLIRYSVLSWSKFGMFLRDSWRFAGPIFNVDCVNSPSSILTSIQFPHFLCLADPDSEMTFSVLHMKDSCPMIEPSVDHSGSHVKWRVSSLSPVGPIVQSSKSVEHHGVVLVYKELALNNSYSFRIYLATNNSSDIKDIWKEVRCANKRYLKVEKPPTCKLDEKRYRLMSEPEGDISPADLPFTLAVTKLKGYFEVFFEQPPPFKVSLVETESDKTVWSATIREGDCVDNTVEKPRKLTNNNRKRSTSTSEEELPKKRRRCADESDGVRTVQVQDVSSKQLMQVAKMQGKEWKQVAIGCLDLSSKELDDIQASEEDVDMQRFKALERWKTGRPNGQATVTHLLMSLQELDDLPNKVLKTLQDMIDNKAAE